A segment of the Desulfurobacterium pacificum genome:
TCTATGTCGGCAGAATTGAAGATGCAGAACGTTAAACTAAACGTAAAAGGTGGAATAACTACAACTGAATTCTTTGAAACGAGAGCTAAAACCGACGGAAGTTCCTCAAACGACCTGAAACTATCCGATGCTATCTTAAATTTAGAGGCAACAGACGGAATTTCCGGAGCAGATTTTGGTCTTGGAACGATTACAGAACCTACAGTACTTTCAAGTGCTAATAACGACAATACTGCTGTAATCGGCGAAAAGACGGGGATAGTGTGGGGATTTTTATATACCTCTCCGTTTAAAAACTTCAAAGTAGAAGCAGGTTTACTACCTACAAACGTAGGATATGAATTAGCAGCCACTTATTTGAATCCAAACATAGTTTACGGTTTTGTATGGAACAGCCAACCCTTTATTTACAAGGGTGCAAGGGTCACATATTCCGCTTCAGAAAACTTTTCTCTGTACGCCGAATACGATAAAGGTAAAGAGCTTAACGGAAATCCTGAAAACCACGCCTTTGCAGTAGGTTCTATAGGAAGCGTTGATGGAATTGGCTATACGGTTACCTACTTTGACTACGCAAACTACAAAAACCTAATTGACTTTACGCTATCAACTGAATATAAAAATTTCACCTTCGCCATAAATGGAGATTA
Coding sequences within it:
- a CDS encoding outer membrane beta-barrel protein; protein product: MRKGAKAILTSIILATVSYSTSMSAELKMQNVKLNVKGGITTTEFFETRAKTDGSSSNDLKLSDAILNLEATDGISGADFGLGTITEPTVLSSANNDNTAVIGEKTGIVWGFLYTSPFKNFKVEAGLLPTNVGYELAATYLNPNIVYGFVWNSQPFIYKGARVTYSASENFSLYAEYDKGKELNGNPENHAFAVGSIGSVDGIGYTVTYFDYANYKNLIDFTLSTEYKNFTFAINGDYQWLDKDNDKKGYGIAAYIIPTFGKLSIPLRVEYVKDTNNSGIYGFSKPTYSVTLTPTWKLSYNSKIRIEYSYAYSSDNTAFNGSNHKGTASFQLLFMF